One window of Futiania mangrovi genomic DNA carries:
- a CDS encoding glycosyltransferase family 4 protein, with protein MHVAFHAPMKSPDHPVPSGDRTMARLLLAALARAGHTATVPSHLRTWLRHGNPRDQAAMAAAGAAEAARVLADIRAGRTPRPAVWLTYHLYYRAPDLAGPAIARALDIPYIVAEASHAPKRLRDHWTPSETAVIAALRQAAAVLAMTPLDSACLGRVVPEDRLHVFPAFVDPAPFLGDRPARPEGEPARLLAVGMMREGAKLASYRRLAGALRLLGAEDWHLTIAGDGPARAQVEALFDDLGARVRFARAVEPEALPRYYLEADLLAWPGVGEAYGMVYLEAQAAGAVPVALAGPGPSAVIADGHTGRLTEDTDAGYAAGLAGLIRNPGLRRKLAEAGRAEILETRSIARAAERLDTCIAACLAAARAEGRAA; from the coding sequence ATGCACGTCGCCTTCCATGCCCCGATGAAGTCCCCGGACCATCCGGTTCCCTCGGGCGACCGGACCATGGCGCGGCTGCTGCTCGCCGCCCTCGCACGCGCCGGCCATACCGCGACGGTGCCGAGCCATCTGCGCACCTGGCTGCGGCACGGCAACCCGCGCGATCAGGCCGCCATGGCCGCAGCAGGTGCGGCGGAGGCGGCGCGCGTGCTGGCCGACATCAGGGCCGGGCGCACGCCGCGGCCCGCGGTATGGCTGACCTACCACCTGTACTACCGCGCGCCGGACCTGGCCGGCCCCGCCATCGCCCGGGCGCTGGACATCCCCTACATCGTCGCGGAGGCGAGCCACGCGCCCAAGCGCCTCCGCGACCATTGGACCCCCTCCGAAACCGCCGTCATTGCCGCCCTGCGGCAGGCGGCGGCGGTGCTGGCGATGACCCCGCTCGACAGCGCGTGCCTCGGCCGCGTCGTGCCGGAGGACCGGCTGCACGTCTTTCCGGCCTTCGTCGACCCCGCGCCTTTCCTGGGGGACCGCCCCGCACGGCCGGAGGGAGAACCCGCCCGGCTTCTGGCCGTGGGCATGATGCGGGAGGGCGCGAAGCTCGCAAGCTACCGGCGGCTGGCCGGGGCGCTGCGGCTGCTCGGTGCGGAGGACTGGCACCTCACCATCGCCGGCGACGGACCGGCCCGCGCGCAGGTCGAGGCGCTGTTCGACGACCTCGGGGCCCGCGTGCGGTTCGCGCGCGCCGTGGAACCGGAAGCGCTACCGCGGTACTACCTGGAAGCGGACCTGCTGGCCTGGCCGGGTGTGGGCGAGGCCTATGGCATGGTCTACCTGGAAGCGCAGGCGGCGGGCGCCGTGCCGGTCGCACTGGCCGGACCCGGTCCTTCGGCGGTCATCGCCGACGGCCATACCGGCAGGCTGACAGAGGACACGGACGCCGGCTACGCCGCAGGCCTCGCCGGGTTGATCCGAAACCCCGGTCTGCGCCGGAAGCTTGCAGAAGCCGGACGGGCGGAGATCCTGGAGACCCGCAGCATCGCGCGCGCGGCGGAACGTCTCGACACATGCATCGCGGCCTGCCTCGCCGCGGCACGCGCCGAAGGGAGAGCTGCATGA
- a CDS encoding copper chaperone PCu(A)C, which yields MRRLAHNLIATAAIFGALAAVPVSMAVPAIAHDYTAGTLMIDHPWARPAIPNRPGVVFLTVKNTGETADRLIAASTPVAGTVEIHTHIKDGDVMRMVRIEGIDVPAGGMAMLQPGGDHLMLFDIPAPYAVGDSFPMTLTFEKAGDVAVEVQVEMGQDGAGHSMHNMPAHGGHGQGHGAAKMPMKTN from the coding sequence ATGCGTCGTCTTGCACACAATCTGATTGCGACGGCTGCAATCTTCGGGGCGCTTGCCGCGGTTCCGGTAAGCATGGCGGTGCCCGCCATTGCCCACGACTACACCGCCGGAACGCTGATGATCGACCATCCCTGGGCCCGTCCGGCCATTCCGAACCGCCCCGGCGTGGTGTTCCTGACCGTCAAGAATACCGGCGAGACGGCAGACCGCCTGATCGCGGCCAGCACGCCGGTTGCCGGAACCGTCGAGATTCACACGCACATCAAGGACGGCGACGTGATGCGCATGGTGCGGATCGAGGGGATCGACGTTCCTGCGGGCGGCATGGCTATGCTGCAGCCGGGTGGCGATCACCTGATGCTGTTCGACATCCCGGCGCCCTATGCCGTGGGCGACAGTTTCCCGATGACGCTGACCTTCGAGAAGGCCGGCGACGTCGCGGTCGAGGTGCAGGTCGAGATGGGCCAGGATGGTGCCGGCCACTCGATGCACAACATGCCGGCCCACGGCGGCCATGGTCAGGGCCACGGTGCGGCGAAGATGCCGATGAAGACGAACTGA
- a CDS encoding polysaccharide deacetylase family protein: protein MTDPRLARALQDAARSGGVALWWRDDDAARGSGALDRLLALARRYGLPVVLAVIPDRVDDSLAEALAEAQGVAVAVHGIAHANRAAAGQKKQELVAADDSAAQPLLAALKNARHVLARRFPGRALPLLVPPWNRIDAPVVQGLRWAGFAALSTFGTRAEAAGTGLYQLNPEVDLMDWRRREGRPYPDVAAALADAIDARVTGRLPGPVGLLTHHLQHDETAWATLEAVLADTAAAAGVSWPAPDALFARLAA from the coding sequence ATGACCGACCCCCGGCTTGCCAGAGCCCTGCAGGATGCAGCCCGGTCGGGCGGCGTGGCGCTCTGGTGGCGGGACGACGATGCGGCACGGGGTAGCGGCGCGCTCGACCGCCTGCTCGCCCTCGCCCGGAGGTACGGCCTGCCGGTCGTGCTGGCGGTCATACCGGACCGCGTGGACGATTCTCTCGCGGAGGCCCTTGCCGAGGCGCAGGGCGTGGCGGTCGCGGTACACGGCATTGCGCACGCGAACCGGGCGGCGGCAGGGCAGAAGAAGCAGGAACTCGTGGCCGCCGACGACAGCGCGGCGCAACCGCTCCTCGCCGCGCTGAAGAACGCACGGCACGTTCTGGCCCGACGGTTTCCAGGCAGGGCGCTCCCGCTCCTCGTCCCGCCCTGGAACCGGATCGACGCACCCGTTGTGCAGGGTCTGCGGTGGGCGGGCTTCGCAGCCCTGTCGACCTTCGGCACGCGGGCCGAGGCGGCCGGCACAGGGCTGTATCAGCTCAATCCGGAGGTCGACCTGATGGATTGGCGCCGCCGGGAGGGCCGGCCCTACCCCGACGTGGCGGCCGCGCTGGCCGATGCGATCGACGCCCGCGTCACGGGCCGCCTGCCGGGACCGGTCGGTCTGCTGACACATCACCTGCAGCACGACGAGACCGCCTGGGCGACGCTGGAGGCGGTGCTGGCCGATACGGCGGCTGCCGCGGGCGTATCCTGGCCCGCCCCGGATGCCCTGTTCGCAAGGCTGGCAGCATGA
- a CDS encoding glycosyltransferase codes for MPAPRLDGCGAVAVVLKGYPRLSETFIAQEILALQRLGLDQRIVSLRHPTDPAIHPVHEAIQAPVLYLPEYLHEEPLRVLRGVAAAGYLPGWRKALSVWRRDLARDRTRNRIRRFGQACVLAAELPGDVRHLHVHFLHTPASVARYAAMMRGMTWSYSAHAKDIWTTPDWEIAEKLADASWGTTCTAYGAERLRALAPGPDAVDLVYHGLDLTRFGVHPDRQPAAPPTIVCVGRAVAKKGLDTVLDALARLPEGLDWRFVHIGGGPLLKPLKAQVQRLGIAERCTWRGAQPQAQVLASLREATVFVLASRIAPDGDRDGLPNVLMEAQSQAVPVVATAVAAIPELVRDGETGLLVPPDDPEALSAALARLLGDPAFARRLGAAGEARVRTDFSMQGGIDRLARRFAETLPARAAAGH; via the coding sequence ATGCCCGCGCCCCGGCTCGACGGCTGCGGTGCCGTCGCCGTTGTGCTCAAGGGCTACCCGCGCCTGTCGGAGACCTTCATCGCGCAGGAAATCCTTGCGTTGCAGCGTCTCGGCCTGGACCAGCGGATCGTGTCGCTGCGCCATCCGACCGATCCCGCCATCCACCCTGTGCACGAGGCGATCCAGGCCCCGGTCCTTTACCTGCCCGAATACCTGCACGAGGAGCCGTTGCGCGTGCTGAGGGGCGTCGCCGCCGCGGGCTATCTGCCCGGATGGCGCAAGGCGCTCAGCGTATGGCGCCGCGATCTTGCACGCGACCGCACCCGCAACCGCATCCGGCGCTTCGGGCAGGCCTGCGTGCTCGCAGCGGAGCTTCCCGGCGACGTGCGGCACCTGCACGTCCATTTCCTGCATACGCCCGCCTCCGTCGCGCGCTATGCGGCCATGATGCGCGGTATGACCTGGTCCTACTCGGCCCATGCAAAGGACATCTGGACGACGCCCGACTGGGAGATCGCGGAGAAGCTTGCGGATGCCTCCTGGGGCACGACCTGCACGGCCTACGGGGCGGAGCGGCTACGCGCACTCGCACCCGGGCCGGATGCGGTCGACCTCGTCTATCACGGCCTGGACCTCACCCGGTTCGGCGTGCACCCGGACCGGCAGCCGGCAGCGCCGCCAACAATCGTCTGCGTCGGCCGCGCCGTCGCCAAGAAGGGCCTCGACACGGTACTGGATGCGCTGGCGCGCCTGCCCGAAGGGCTCGACTGGCGCTTCGTCCACATCGGCGGGGGGCCACTGCTGAAGCCGCTGAAGGCGCAGGTCCAGCGCCTCGGCATCGCGGAGCGCTGCACCTGGCGCGGAGCGCAGCCGCAGGCGCAAGTGCTGGCGAGCCTGCGGGAGGCCACCGTCTTCGTGCTTGCGAGCCGGATCGCGCCGGACGGCGACCGCGACGGCCTGCCCAATGTTCTGATGGAGGCCCAAAGCCAGGCGGTGCCCGTCGTCGCAACGGCGGTTGCGGCCATACCGGAACTGGTCCGCGACGGAGAGACGGGGCTTCTGGTCCCGCCGGACGACCCGGAGGCGCTTTCGGCGGCGCTTGCCCGCCTGCTGGGCGACCCGGCGTTTGCCCGGCGCCTCGGCGCGGCAGGCGAGGCGCGGGTGCGCACGGACTTCTCGATGCAGGGGGGGATCGACCGGCTGGCGAGGCGGTTCGCGGAAACGCTGCCCGCGCGGGCCGCGGCGGGACACTGA
- a CDS encoding histidine phosphatase family protein has product MSGRDAWIALMRHYPTAWNDRNLIQGRQNVPLTPASTAALRSLQLPARIAAAERCLASPLARAVETASLLWPGHIETDPRLIETDWGAWEGKRLADLRAADPEGMKAAEARGLDLSPPGGERPRAVMGRLSGLLAELGAARATAFVVTHKGVLRAALALASGWDMTQKAPVRLERGTVHLFRLEADGAISLVEANIPLEPRQPA; this is encoded by the coding sequence ATGAGCGGCAGGGACGCCTGGATCGCGCTGATGCGACACTACCCGACCGCATGGAACGACCGCAACCTGATCCAGGGACGGCAGAACGTACCGCTGACGCCCGCGTCGACCGCCGCGCTGCGGTCTCTGCAACTGCCGGCACGCATCGCAGCCGCCGAGAGATGCCTTGCGAGCCCGCTGGCCCGCGCCGTCGAGACGGCAAGCCTGCTCTGGCCCGGCCATATCGAGACCGATCCCCGCCTGATCGAGACCGACTGGGGCGCGTGGGAGGGCAAGCGCCTTGCCGACCTGCGTGCTGCCGATCCCGAAGGGATGAAGGCTGCGGAGGCACGCGGCCTCGACCTCTCGCCGCCCGGCGGAGAACGCCCGCGCGCCGTGATGGGACGTCTCTCCGGACTTCTGGCTGAGCTGGGCGCAGCCCGCGCGACAGCCTTCGTCGTCACCCACAAGGGAGTCCTCCGCGCGGCGCTGGCCCTTGCGAGCGGCTGGGACATGACGCAAAAAGCCCCTGTCCGCCTGGAACGCGGGACGGTGCATCTCTTCCGCCTGGAAGCAGATGGCGCGATCTCCCTCGTCGAGGCCAATATCCCGCTGGAACCGAGGCAGCCTGCATGA
- a CDS encoding cyclic nucleotide-binding domain-containing protein, protein MSLNEEVEILKKIPLFQNFEPAKLKLLAFASERIHFEAGQTVCRQGDPGDAAYVIISGEADILVDGPDGPIQVATVRDHGFIGEIAILIDVPRTATIRAHTELVALQIKKDLFFRMVREYPGVAVEVMRELAQRLERTTSELTRVRGELNRLTAN, encoded by the coding sequence ATGAGTCTCAATGAAGAGGTTGAAATCCTCAAGAAGATCCCGCTCTTCCAGAATTTCGAGCCCGCCAAGCTCAAGCTGCTGGCATTTGCCAGCGAGCGCATACATTTCGAGGCGGGTCAGACCGTTTGCCGGCAGGGCGATCCGGGGGATGCTGCCTATGTCATCATCTCGGGCGAGGCAGACATCCTCGTCGACGGGCCCGACGGGCCGATCCAGGTGGCCACCGTCCGCGATCACGGCTTCATCGGCGAGATAGCGATCCTGATCGACGTGCCCCGGACTGCGACAATCCGCGCGCATACGGAGCTTGTGGCACTGCAGATCAAGAAGGATCTTTTCTTTAGGATGGTGCGCGAATATCCGGGTGTCGCGGTCGAGGTCATGCGCGAACTTGCCCAGCGGCTCGAGCGCACGACCTCCGAGCTTACCCGCGTGCGTGGAGAGTTGAACCGGCTGACGGCAAACTGA
- a CDS encoding glycosyltransferase family protein, with translation MTGRVLIYVQHLLGTGHYVRAAALAEAMTDIGLSVTFVAGGLPVVGHGVRCARFVQLPPARATGADFKGLADEEGRDIDDAWKQRRTAALLDTLEETRPDIVITELFPFGRHKMRFELEPFVERIHAMRPRPLLVSSVRDILIPSPKPLRIEQSIETARTFFDAVLVHGVESISPLEASYPAAAEVRDLLTYTGYVAREGMPETQDGADEIVVAAGGGAMGQALFEAALGAHALGAGSNRVWRFLTGTNAEPAWQAGFAARAARQPGTIVETARADYRGLLANAALSVSQAGYNTMMDLLATGVRAVIVPFAGGKESEQAARAEIFEQAGLVTVVHEKGIEAADLARAIDGALAGPPPPKVDARLDGAEVTARWVRDRIGSARDS, from the coding sequence ATGACCGGACGCGTACTCATCTATGTGCAGCACCTGCTCGGCACCGGGCATTACGTCCGCGCCGCGGCGCTGGCCGAAGCGATGACCGACATCGGCCTGTCGGTGACCTTCGTCGCCGGCGGCCTGCCGGTCGTCGGCCACGGCGTACGCTGCGCCCGCTTCGTCCAGCTTCCCCCGGCGCGCGCCACGGGCGCGGACTTCAAGGGGCTTGCCGACGAGGAAGGCCGCGACATCGACGACGCGTGGAAGCAGAGGCGCACCGCTGCGCTGCTCGACACGCTGGAAGAAACGCGGCCCGACATTGTCATCACCGAGCTTTTCCCTTTCGGCCGGCACAAGATGCGGTTCGAACTGGAACCCTTCGTGGAGCGGATCCACGCGATGCGGCCCCGGCCGCTGCTGGTTTCCTCGGTCCGCGACATCCTCATTCCCTCGCCCAAGCCGTTGCGGATCGAGCAGAGCATCGAGACAGCGCGCACCTTCTTCGACGCCGTGCTGGTGCATGGCGTCGAGAGCATCAGTCCGCTCGAGGCAAGCTACCCGGCCGCGGCCGAGGTGCGCGATCTGCTCACCTACACGGGCTATGTCGCACGCGAGGGCATGCCCGAGACGCAGGACGGCGCGGACGAGATCGTCGTGGCCGCTGGCGGGGGCGCCATGGGCCAGGCGCTGTTCGAGGCCGCACTCGGCGCCCACGCACTCGGCGCGGGCAGCAACCGCGTCTGGCGCTTCCTGACCGGAACGAACGCAGAGCCCGCCTGGCAGGCCGGCTTTGCAGCGCGCGCCGCACGCCAACCGGGAACCATCGTCGAGACCGCGCGGGCCGACTATCGCGGTCTGCTCGCGAATGCCGCGCTGTCGGTGAGCCAGGCAGGCTACAACACGATGATGGACCTGCTGGCGACGGGCGTGCGTGCGGTCATCGTGCCCTTCGCCGGCGGCAAGGAAAGCGAGCAGGCGGCGCGGGCCGAGATCTTCGAGCAGGCGGGCCTCGTGACCGTCGTGCACGAGAAGGGGATCGAGGCGGCTGACCTTGCGCGCGCCATCGACGGCGCGCTGGCCGGGCCACCGCCGCCGAAGGTCGACGCCCGCCTCGACGGCGCGGAGGTGACGGCGCGATGGGTGCGCGACCGCATCGGCTCGGCGCGGGACAGCTGA
- a CDS encoding ABC transporter transmembrane domain-containing protein translates to MDANLFRYIWRHSRLDQLAVLVLVLVSLPFYFISLDLPRNIVNEAIQGQGFGPNDPTQPFLSLSLPLPEALGGTIQLFEGVPLERMPYLFALSGMFLLMVCVNGWFKYRINTHKGRMGERMLRRLRFDLFDRILRFPTPHFRKVKQAELATMIKDEVEPLGGFIGEAFAQPIFQGGMALTGMTFILLQSFWLGLVAAAIVGIQAFIIPRLRAPIRMLGRQRQLETRHLAGRIAEIVDGVVEVHTNDTSAWERAEITHRLGRIFWIRYEIYQRKFFVKFLNNFLAQVTPFLFYAIGGYFAIRGQLDVGQLVAVLVAYKDLPPPIKELIDWDQQRLDSQVKYEQVVEQFDAAIADAELQDPSRQRDTPLEGHVTLTRVTAADDSMDKVLDGISVDLPLDAAVAVVGTGSGPRAFAQAVVRLQPLLSGHIEIAGEPLARLPEAVLGRRVAYVAQDAFLFPGTLRDNLLYALRHRFLGAEPPSHEWKAEKAEARRAGNAPLPVEGDWIDLAEAGVDSMDALTDRIVEVLQTVQIEAEVYQLGLRGRLEGRLQEDAAEAILRVRAEVRAAIDADERLRGLVEPFDPARYTRNATIAENLLFGVTRDAAFARGEDIDVPEAAALPGNRYLLSALRAQGLEDDLVRVGERIAETMVEIFAGLPPGDPFFEQFSFIAAEDLPVFEQILVRVRRDGMASLPEESRLRLLFLSFDYIEPRHRLGLLDDDLRGRIVRARHAVHAELPEDLRGAIEVYDPDRYTQAASLMDNILFGRVTHGQSEARPRIDALVSEILEREGVRRIIVEAGLETEAGYGGRRLPAHQRQRLALARALLRQPDLLIVDDALAVVDARVEREILRNVLESRKGRGTIVVLGRVDRVRLFDLALVFDGCDLAACGPVDALAAEGPLATLLGGRGSQEESDPVSEEAADESQ, encoded by the coding sequence ATGGACGCCAACCTTTTCAGATATATCTGGCGCCATTCGCGGCTCGACCAGCTCGCCGTCCTCGTCCTCGTCCTCGTTTCGCTGCCCTTTTATTTCATTTCCCTCGACCTCCCCCGAAACATCGTCAACGAAGCGATCCAGGGCCAGGGTTTCGGTCCGAACGATCCGACGCAACCCTTCCTGTCGCTGTCATTGCCGCTGCCCGAGGCGCTGGGCGGGACGATCCAGCTGTTCGAGGGCGTTCCGCTGGAGCGCATGCCCTACCTCTTTGCGCTGAGCGGCATGTTCCTGCTGATGGTCTGCGTCAACGGCTGGTTCAAGTACCGCATCAACACGCACAAGGGCCGGATGGGCGAGCGGATGCTGCGCCGACTGCGCTTCGACCTGTTCGACCGTATCCTGCGCTTTCCGACCCCGCATTTCCGGAAGGTGAAGCAGGCCGAGCTCGCCACCATGATCAAGGACGAGGTGGAGCCGCTCGGCGGCTTCATCGGCGAGGCGTTCGCCCAGCCCATCTTCCAGGGCGGCATGGCGCTGACCGGAATGACCTTCATCCTTCTTCAGAGCTTCTGGCTGGGCCTGGTCGCGGCTGCCATCGTCGGCATCCAGGCCTTCATCATTCCGCGTCTGCGGGCCCCTATCCGCATGCTGGGCCGCCAGCGGCAGCTTGAGACGCGCCACCTCGCAGGCCGCATCGCGGAGATCGTCGACGGTGTCGTCGAGGTGCACACGAACGATACGTCCGCCTGGGAGCGGGCGGAGATCACGCACCGGCTGGGGCGCATCTTCTGGATCCGCTACGAGATCTACCAGCGCAAGTTCTTCGTGAAGTTCCTCAACAACTTCCTGGCGCAGGTCACGCCCTTCCTGTTCTACGCGATCGGCGGCTATTTCGCGATCCGCGGTCAGCTCGACGTCGGCCAGCTCGTCGCGGTTCTCGTCGCCTACAAGGACTTGCCGCCGCCGATCAAGGAGCTGATCGACTGGGACCAGCAGCGCCTCGACAGCCAGGTCAAGTACGAGCAGGTGGTCGAGCAGTTCGACGCCGCCATCGCCGACGCAGAGCTTCAGGATCCGTCGCGCCAGCGCGACACGCCGCTCGAAGGTCATGTCACCCTGACCCGCGTGACCGCGGCGGACGATTCGATGGACAAGGTGCTCGACGGCATCTCCGTCGATCTGCCGCTCGATGCGGCCGTGGCCGTCGTGGGGACGGGCTCCGGTCCCCGCGCGTTCGCACAGGCCGTCGTCCGGCTTCAGCCGCTGCTGTCCGGCCACATCGAGATCGCGGGCGAGCCGCTTGCCCGCCTGCCCGAAGCCGTGCTCGGCCGCCGCGTCGCGTATGTCGCGCAGGACGCCTTCCTGTTTCCGGGGACGCTCCGCGACAATCTGCTCTACGCGCTGCGTCACCGGTTCCTCGGCGCCGAGCCTCCGAGTCACGAATGGAAGGCGGAGAAGGCCGAGGCGCGCCGGGCCGGCAATGCGCCCCTGCCGGTCGAGGGCGACTGGATCGACCTTGCCGAGGCCGGCGTCGACAGCATGGATGCGCTGACCGACCGGATCGTCGAGGTTCTGCAGACCGTCCAGATCGAGGCGGAGGTGTACCAGCTCGGGCTTCGCGGGCGACTGGAGGGCCGGCTGCAGGAGGATGCCGCCGAGGCGATCCTGCGCGTGCGGGCCGAGGTGCGGGCCGCCATCGATGCGGACGAGCGGCTGCGCGGGCTGGTCGAGCCATTCGATCCGGCGCGCTACACGCGCAACGCCACGATTGCGGAGAACCTTCTGTTCGGCGTGACACGCGACGCCGCCTTTGCACGCGGCGAGGACATCGACGTGCCGGAAGCGGCGGCGCTGCCCGGCAACCGCTATCTCCTGTCCGCCCTGCGCGCGCAAGGCCTGGAGGACGATCTGGTCCGCGTGGGCGAGCGGATCGCCGAAACCATGGTCGAGATCTTTGCCGGCCTGCCGCCGGGCGATCCCTTCTTCGAGCAGTTCAGCTTCATCGCCGCCGAGGATCTCCCGGTATTCGAGCAGATCCTGGTGCGCGTGCGCCGCGACGGCATGGCGAGCCTGCCCGAGGAATCGCGCCTGCGCCTGCTGTTCCTGTCTTTCGATTATATCGAGCCGCGCCACCGCCTCGGCCTGCTCGACGACGACCTGCGCGGCCGCATCGTCAGGGCGCGCCACGCAGTGCACGCCGAGTTGCCCGAGGACCTGCGCGGCGCGATCGAGGTCTACGACCCCGACCGCTATACCCAGGCTGCGAGCCTGATGGACAACATCCTGTTCGGGCGCGTCACGCACGGGCAGAGCGAGGCGCGGCCGCGCATCGATGCACTCGTTTCCGAGATACTGGAGCGGGAAGGTGTCCGCCGGATCATCGTGGAGGCGGGGCTGGAGACGGAGGCAGGCTACGGCGGCCGCCGCCTGCCCGCCCACCAGCGCCAGCGGCTCGCGCTGGCCCGCGCCCTGCTCCGCCAGCCCGATCTTCTGATCGTGGACGATGCGCTGGCGGTGGTCGACGCGCGTGTCGAGCGGGAGATCCTGCGGAATGTTCTCGAGTCCCGAAAGGGCAGGGGTACCATCGTCGTGCTCGGGCGTGTCGATCGCGTGCGGCTGTTCGACCTCGCGCTCGTGTTCGATGGATGCGACCTGGCCGCCTGCGGGCCGGTGGACGCGCTTGCCGCGGAAGGGCCTCTTGCAACGCTGCTTGGGGGCCGCGGGAGCCAGGAGGAGAGTGACCCAGTGAGTGAGGAGGCAGCCGATGAGTCTCAATGA
- a CDS encoding glycosyltransferase family protein, protein MPSAETGSRVLIYSHDTFGLGHLRRCRAIAHDLVSRHKNLSVLILSGSPIIGSFDFRARVDFVRIPGVIKLRNGEYTSLSLHLDIDETVALRQSIIEHTADVFDPDVFIVDKEPLGLRGEVEPTLKLLKARGTHIVLGVRDVLDEPAVLAPEWERKKSLPALEAFYDEIWVYGLPQIHEPLKGLNLSPAMRQRIVYTGYLPRPLPEHISTTARPAITNEPFLLVTTGGGGDGEGLIDWVLSAYESGAAIPHPALLVLGPFMAADRQEEFFARAEALDNVEAITFDSRIEHLLADAVGIVAMGGYNTFCEILTLDKRALIVPRTTPRLEQFIRADRARQLGLVDMLVDPLEGRMETPGGPKRDPARMAEALARLPHQPRPSETVVPGLLDGFESVNRLIEPWLDCRRPKPARLRSVAGHGE, encoded by the coding sequence ATGCCCTCGGCCGAAACCGGGTCGCGTGTACTGATCTACAGCCATGACACGTTCGGCCTCGGTCATCTGCGCCGGTGCCGTGCGATTGCGCACGACCTCGTCTCGCGGCACAAGAATCTCTCCGTCCTGATCCTGTCCGGTTCCCCCATCATCGGCAGCTTCGATTTCCGCGCGCGCGTCGACTTCGTGCGGATCCCCGGCGTCATCAAGCTCAGGAACGGCGAATACACCTCGCTGTCGCTGCATCTCGACATCGACGAGACGGTGGCACTGCGCCAGTCGATCATCGAGCACACGGCGGACGTGTTCGACCCAGACGTCTTCATCGTCGACAAGGAACCGCTCGGCCTGCGCGGCGAGGTCGAGCCGACGCTCAAGCTTCTGAAGGCGCGGGGCACCCATATCGTTCTCGGCGTGCGCGATGTGCTGGACGAGCCTGCGGTACTCGCACCGGAATGGGAGCGCAAGAAGTCGCTTCCCGCGCTCGAAGCCTTCTACGACGAGATCTGGGTCTATGGCCTGCCACAGATCCACGAGCCGCTGAAGGGCCTGAACCTTTCGCCGGCAATGCGCCAGCGGATCGTCTACACGGGCTACCTTCCGCGCCCCCTGCCCGAGCACATCTCGACCACGGCGCGCCCGGCGATCACCAACGAGCCCTTTCTGCTCGTCACCACGGGCGGCGGCGGCGACGGCGAGGGGCTGATCGACTGGGTCCTGTCTGCCTATGAATCGGGCGCGGCGATTCCGCATCCCGCGCTGCTGGTGCTGGGCCCCTTCATGGCGGCCGACCGGCAGGAGGAGTTCTTCGCCCGCGCCGAGGCGCTGGACAATGTCGAGGCGATCACCTTCGACAGCCGGATCGAACACCTGCTGGCCGATGCGGTGGGGATCGTGGCCATGGGCGGCTACAACACGTTCTGCGAGATCCTCACCCTCGACAAGCGTGCGCTCATCGTGCCGCGCACGACGCCACGGCTCGAACAGTTCATCCGCGCCGACCGGGCCCGGCAACTGGGTCTCGTCGACATGCTTGTCGATCCGCTGGAGGGCCGGATGGAGACACCGGGCGGACCGAAGCGCGACCCGGCGCGAATGGCGGAGGCCCTGGCCCGGCTGCCGCATCAGCCGCGGCCGTCGGAAACCGTCGTGCCCGGATTGCTCGATGGTTTCGAGAGCGTGAACCGCCTGATCGAACCCTGGCTCGACTGCCGGCGTCCGAAACCTGCACGCCTGCGCTCGGTCGCCGGCCATGGCGAGTAG